The DNA window ACTCTTACTGTCAGCACCTACTATTGGCGCCTCTCCCGCTGAGTACACATCCAACAAGATTAATTGGTCGACTTCAGCAAGTACCTTTACGAAATCTTCATATAAATCGCGCGTACGGCTAAAGCGATGCGGTTGATAGATCATCACTAAACGTTTATCAGGCCATCCTGCACGTGCCGCTTGAATCGTCGCTGCAACTTCCGATGGATGATGACCGTAATCATCAACCAGCATGATGTCACCTTTCTCCGTTGTAAAAGTTCCATAATGCTGGAATCGACGCCCGACCCCGGCAAACTTAACTAGCGCACTTAAAATCGCGTGATCCGCGATGTCATGATCTTTTGCCACCGCAATTGCAGCCGTTGCGTTGAGCGCATTATGCAGACCTGGCATATTCAAAGTCACATTCAAGCTATGACCTTGTTTTGTCACTACGTTAAAAGTCGAACTGCCGCTGGTTTGCGTAAATTCACACAAGCGATAATCCGCTTCAGCATTCAAGCCATACGTGATCACTGGCCGTCCAAAACGCGGGATCAACTCATTGATAACCTCTGAATCACTGCAAACCACCGCTAAACCATAAAATGGCAGGTTGTGGATGAATTCGACATAAGTGTCTTTCATCTTTTCAAAGTCGCCACCATAGGTATCCATATGATCGGCTTCAATATTCGTAACAACGGATACCATTGGCTGTAAATGTAGGAAAGACGCGTCTGATTCGTCTGCCTCTGCGACAAGATAATGGCTGCTGCCTAATTTCGCGTTTGTACCCGCACTATTTAAAAGGCCCCCAATTACAAACGTGGGATCGAGGCCCGCTTCTGCAAAAATACTCGCAATCAAACTTGTCGTTGTGGTTTTGCCATGCGTACCCGCAATAGCAATACCGTGACGATAACGCATCAACTCAGCAAGCATCTCTGCACGACGAACAACTGGAATACGCGCCGCTTTTGCAGCTGCAATTTCAGGGTTACGCTCGTCGATTGCGCTTGACACCACCACTACATCGGCGTCTTTCACGTTGTTTTCATGGTGACCAATAAACACTTCTGCACCCACTTTGATTAACCGTTCAGTCATCGCGCTGGTTGCAAGATCAGAACCGGTGATGCGATAACCTTCAACAGCCATCACCTCAGCAATTCCCCCCATGCCAGCACCACCGATGCCCACAAAGTGAATCGTGTTGATCCGTCTCATTGCTCTTGGTTTGTTCGTTTCTATCACGTGATTCTCTTATCAATCTATTTGAGTATTAACTCGTTAATGCTTCACATATTGCTGCCACTTTCTGGCTAGCGTCAGTCACTGCAAGTTGCTTCGCTATGCAGGCTTTTTCATAAATCGCGTCACGAGCTGAAAAATAAGGGCGTAATAATGCCACAATACTTTCTTTGTTAAAGTCTTTTTGAGCGATTAAATGTGCCGCGCCACCATCAACTAAAAACTGAGCGTTTGCTGTCTGATGATCATCTACCGCATATGGGTACGGAACAAATAACGCCAGTTTTCCAGCCGCCGCAATTTCGCTCACCGTCAATGCGCCAGCTCGACAAATCACAATGTCTGCCCAATCATACGCCGCATCCATGTCACTAATAAATTCGTCAACTTGAGCCGACAATCCAATGGCGTCATACAACGATTGAACTTTTGGTAAATTATTGCGACCTGTCTGATGGCGAATCTGTATTTCACCTAGTTCACTTAAAGTTTGAAACGCTTCAGGCAAAACGTCATTAAAGACTTGTGCCCCTAATGAACCACCTACCACAAGCACCTTTAAAGCGCCGACAGCCTCTTTGGGTGAAAGCTTTACAACACTTGCTCTGACCGGATTTCCAACAATCTCCGCGCCATTAAACGCACCAGGAAAAGCCGCTAACACTTTTGACGCGATGCGCGATAGGCAACGATTACTGAACCCTGCAACTGCATTTTGTTCGTGGATAACCAGTGGTATCCCAAGCAACCTAGCCGCAATCCCAACGGGCCCTGTAACATAACCTCCCATTGCTAAAATCACGTCTGGTTGGCGCTTTTTAATCACAGCGATGGCGTCTTTAATTGCTTTTGTGACCATCCAAGGTGCACTCAACAAACGCTTTAAACCATTGCCACGCACACCTTTAACTTCGATAAAGTCGATTTCAATGTGGTGCTTTGGTACAACTTCGGCTTCCATTCTATCTGCAGTGCCTATCCAGCTGACAGTCCAACCGGCGTGTTTTAATGTCTCCGCAACCGCAATTCCTGGGAAAATATGGCCACCCGTGCCTCCGGCAACAACCAATAAATGCTTACTCATCGTTTTGAGCCTCGCGTCGTTGCTTGGCGCGTTGCCATTTTTGTTTCAAAATCAATGCGGAATAATACGCCTGCAGCAACGGTCATCACCATAAAACTAGAACCACCTTGAGACACAAAAGGCAATGTTAGGCCTTTGGTTGGCAAAATACCGGCGCTTGCGCCAATGTTTACCATGGTTTGGAATGCAAACCAGATCCCAATTCCAAGCGCTAAGTATCCTTCATATTCACGACCATTTTTAAGGGCTTTTTGACCAATAAATAAGGCACGAAATACTAAGGTAGCTAACAACATCAAAATGCTGACCACGCCTACAAAACCAAGCTCTTCACCGATAACAGCAAAAATAAAGTCATTATGTGCTTCTGGTAGGTATTGTAACTTTTGGACACTATTGCCAAGTCCCTGCCCAAACCAGCCGCCTTGGCTGTACGCCATAAGCGATTGAACCAGTTGGTAACCTTTGCCGAATGGGTCATTCCACGGCTCCCAAAAGCTAACAACACGTGCCATCCGATATGGCTCAACAATAATGAGTAATACCACCATGCCAACACCGGTCAATATTAGTGCAAAGAACTGCCATAGTTTCGCGCCTGCCAAAAACAGTAACCCCACCGTTGTGACGAACATAACAACAACCGTGCCTAAATCCGGTTGAAGCAAAATTAATGAAGCGTACACGGCAAACACAGCCATTGGTTTGGCAAAGCCTTTAAGGTTTTCTTGAACCTCTTCCCGTTTGCGTACGAGATAACCGGCTATGTAACTGAAGAAAAATAGCTTAGCCAATTCCGCGGCTTGAATACCGACAGGCCCTACCGGGATCCAACGCTTAGAACCGTTCACTTCTCGACCAATAACTAATACGATAAGCAAGAGTACAACACCGATAAGGAGCAAATATGGATTTGCTTTTTTCCACCAATCCATCGGTACGGTTGTCGCCATTACAAACAATAAACTTGATAACGCGATAAAAGCACCATGCCTTAACGTAAAGTGATATGGGTTGCCAAAAATTCGCTCGCCTGCCGGCATTGAGGCACTTGTTACCATCACAAAGCCAACACCTATCAAACACAACATGGCATATAACAATGGCACATCGTAGAGCGCACTAGAGGGCTCCGGAAAAAACCATTCTTTCACTTTATCGACAAGTTGCATCAGAGTGCCTCCACCAGAGAGACAAAATGCTCACCACGAGCAAGGTAGTTGCTGTACATGTCTAAACTTGCGCACGCTGGTGCTAATAAAACTTGGTCTCCACTCGTTGCTTGTGCAGCAGCAGTGCTCACTGCTTCGCCTAAGTCAGCCACAAGCTGAGCATTTGGGTGGAGTCCTAAAAAGGCTTTTCCGTCTTGGCCAAATGCTAATACCGATTTACAGTATTTGCGAAGCACAGGCCCAAGAGGAGACAAATCTGCACCTTTTGCGTCACCACCAACAATGACAATCATCTGCCCAAGTGCGTCATATAAACTCTCAATCGCTGCGATAGTCGCCCCCACATTGGTGGCTTTTGAGTCATTGATATAGCGCACCCCGTTCACTTCGGCGACGAGCGCACAGCGATGAGGTAACCCAACAAAAGACTTAAAAACGCGTTCAAAAACATTCACAGGAACATTAAACGGTTGAAGTAGAGCCATCACGGACAACGCGTTGAACTGGTTATGGCCGCCAAGTAAGCTCAGTGAATTTGTCGAAAACCAAGGTTGTCCAAATGCACTGAATTTAGCCTGCTGTTGCTCCACAACTAGGCTATAGTCACCTTGCGTCAACGACACTGTCACCAGCTCTTGTTTGCGAGTTGGTTGCATCGAAAAGTGCGTATTTTCGTCATCGGCATTAACGACAACGCGTTTTGCATGTGAATAGATCCGTTGTTTCGCAGCACAATAAGCGGCAAAATCCGCGTATCGATCCATGTGATCTTCAGACAAGTTCAAGATCATCGCGCTTTCGCAATGCAGCGTGTGCGTAGTTTCCAACTGAAAACTAGACAACTCCAACACGTACACATCAGCATCAAGCGAGAGTAAATCAAGCGCAGAAGTACCGATGTTACCACCAAGGCCGACATTGAAACCGGCTTCTTTCAGTACAGCCGCCGCCAGTGAAACGACGGTCGATTTACCATTCGATCCGGTTACCGCAATCACTGGTTTATCGTTAAAACGAGCAAATAATTCAATATCGCCAATTACTTCAACACCCTGAGCAATCGCATTCGCAATGTTCGGCTCATACAGAGGAATACCAGGGCTTACAATGAGCAAATCGCACTTGTGCAAACATGCTTCCGCTAAATTGCCAAATACAGCATCACAATCCACATTCTGTTGCGATAACCAAGCCGCTCCAGGAGGTTCGTTGCGAGAGTCCACTACTTTTGGCGTAATACCATGTTGAAGCAAAAAACGAACAATCCCTATCCCCGTTATGCCGAGGCCTAAGACTATAATATTTTTTTGCTTTAACTCATCTAAATAGGTCATCTATCGTAACTTCAACGTTGCTAAGCCAGCGAGAACTAAAATTAATGAAATAATCCAAAAGCGTACAATCACTCGAGGTTCAGGCCATCCCTTTAACTCATAGTGGTGGTGAATCGGTGCCATACGGAAAATTCGTTGACCACGTAGCTTGTACGAGCCTACTTGCAAAATGACCGACAAGGCTTCCATTACAAACACTCCTCCCATGATAACAAGCACAAGCTCCTGACGGACGAGTACGGCAATAATGCCAAGCGCACCACCAAGTGCCAACGACCCAACATCGCCCATGAACACTTGCGCTGGGTAAGTGTTAAACCACAAAAAGCCAAGACCCGCGCCTACAATCGCGGTGCACACAACAACCAATTCACTCGCAAGGGGTAAATGAGGGATATTGAGGTAATGCGAGAAGTTCACGTTACCTGATAGGTAAGCAATGATTGCGAGCGCGCCAGCAACTAAAATCGTTGGGACAATCGCCAAACCATCTAAACCGTCGGTGAGATTTACAGCATTCGACGTACCGACAAGTACAAAATACGTCACAACTAAATAGAAAATACCAAGTTGTGGAAGCACGTCTTTAAAGAACGGCACAACCAACATCGTTTCCGATGGATTTACAGATGAAAAGTACATAAAACAAGCGGTACTGATCGCAATAACGGATTGCCAAAAATATTTCCATCGAGCAATTAGCCCCTTGGAATCTTTTCGGATCACTTTGCGATAATCATCGACGAACCCGACAATACCTAGACTTCCAACAACAAATAGAGTTACCCAAACATACTTGTTGCTCAGATCAGCCCACATTAACGTGCTGACAAAAATAGAGCCTAGAATTAAAATCCCACCCATCGTCGGCGTACCCGCTTTAGAGAAGTGAGATTCTGGACCATCGTTACGCACTGTTTGTCCAATTTGCATGCGCTGAAGTGCTCGGATCAACTTAGGGCCAAAATAAAGTGACAACATAAGAGCCGTCAAAATGCCCAAAATAGCTCGGAATGTTAAGTATGAAAATACATTAAATCCGCTGTAAAATTGTGTCAGATATTCAGCCAGCCAAACTAACATGATACTACTCCCTCTTTGCCGTGTCGGCTTTCTGAAACTAGCTCGTCTGCCACTAACTCCATGCGTGCACTTCGAGATCCTTTAACTAAAACGGTAATTTCTTTTTGTTGCTCTTCTAGGTAATTTTTTAACGTTTGCAGCAATGCTTCACGCGTAGTGAAATGCTGCCCATCAGGACCAAAGGCGTCAACGTATGAACGACTTAGCGGTCCTAGTGCAAATAACGCAGGAATAGCCTTTTGCTTAGCATATTCGCCTATTTCCGAGTGATACTGTGCGGCGTCTGGTCCCAATTCGCCCATGTCCCCCAACACAAGTACTTGATGTGTTGGTAAATCAGCGAGCAAATCGATTGCAGCTTTTACCGATTTCACATTCGCGTTGTAGCTGTCATCAATTACGGTCAGGTGAGCATTAACTTGTTTGACGTTTACCCGACCTTTCACCTCTGCCATTTGCATAAGACCATTCATGATGTCGTCTAGCGACGCGCCTACACGACTGGTTAAAGCGGCTGCTATCACCGCATTTATCACGTTATGGCGGCCAGACAAAGGAAGCTGGATACGTATAGTTCCATCAGGCGTGTTCAAGGTAAAACTTGCACGCGCTAGAGCGTCAAGCGAAATCTCGGTAGGGTAAAAGTCACTAGGTGTTTCACTGTGAAACTTTACTACAGACTGTGAAGACAAATGGTGATACCAATCCACAATGTAAGGACATTCTTCATTAAACAGTGCTGTGCCAGTCGCTTTCAGCCCGGTGAATATCTCCCCTTTTGCCTGACCAACACCATCGATTGAACCGAAACCTTCAATATGAGCAGGTGCAACATTGCAGACCGTCGCAACATCGGGCTGAGTTAAAGACACCGTGTACGCAATTTCACCAATGTGATTTGCCCCCAATTCAATCACCGCGAATTCATCCTCTTCACTGAGTCGCAATAACGTTAATGGTACACCAATTTCATTGTTAAAATTTCCCGCGGTTGCTAGCACTTTCCCTTTTTGACGAAGGATAGCAGCGCACATTTCTTTAACCGTGGTTTTGCCAACACTGCCCGTAATTGCTATCGTTTTGGGTTGAACATGACTCATAACAGCCTTGCCCAGTTCACCCAAAGCGAGCTTGGTGTCAGCAACTAAAAATTGAGGTATGTTCACATCAACTAGTTTTGAGACCACCACGCCAATAGCGCCGTTCTCAACCGCTTGGGCTACAAAGTCATGAGCATCAAACTGTTCGCCTTGAAGCGCAACAAATACATCGCCTTGCCTTACACTTCGCGTATCCGTACTAATTTGGTGTACCGCGAGGTTATGTGCAGGTTTGTCCGTATTCAGTACGTTTGCAATCCAATTTAAATCGACGGCAATCATAATGCCTCTCCTGCGAGTAACGCTTGCACCACTTTTCGGTCGCAAAACGGCAAGATATCTTTACCAATGATTTGGTAATCTTCATGCCCTTTGCCAGCGATTAACACCACACTATCTGGCGTAGACATTGCTATTGCGGACTCAATCGCACGAGCTCGGTCTGACTCAACGTGCACACCTTGCAAAGAGGTAAAGCCGGTGAGAATATCGTCAATAATCGCTATCGGTGATTCCGTTCGAGGATTGTCGCTTGTGACTATTACTTTATCCGCATATTTTTGAGCGATTGCAGCCATCTGTGGGCGCTTACCTTTGTCACGATCACCACCGCAGCCAAAAACACACGTAACTTTACCTGGTACGTGTTGTTGCAACGCTTTGAGCGCTTGTTCAAGTGCATCTGGGGTGTGTGCGTAATCGACGATACAGGTTGGTTTGCCTGCAGCACTAAAAGGCTGCATGCGACCTGCGACTGTCTGTAAGCTACTAACCGCTCTTGCCAGTGCATCAAACTCAAAGCCAAGACTTAATAAAGTGGCAAATGCTGCGGCAAGATTGTAAAGATTGAATTCACCGTATAACGAAGTGACAATTTGGCACGTTCCCCAACTGGTTACAAATTCACAATGGATCCCATCCGGTGTGTATTCTTCATGCTGAAACGCAACGAAATGTGGTAGCGCACTCAATTGTGCACTCATACGCCCAAATCCAACGATTGACTGTACTTGATCGTTTTTGATCCAAGTTTGTCCAATCGCATCATCAACATTGATGACGGAAAAAGTAGGCTGGTGCTTTTTAAATAGTTGCAGTTTTGCATCCGCGTAACTTGCCATGTCGCCATGGTAGTCCAAATGGTCGCGACTTAAATTCGTAAAAACGCCAACATCAAATTCAAGTCCGGCGACACGACCTTGAGAAAGGCCATGGGAAGAAACTTCCATTGCAACTAATTGATGTCCTTCTTTCAACTCGTTCAAAATTCGTGCGAGGTCCACATGACTCGGCGTCGTATTTGCAAGAGGCACGAGGGCATCCGGCTTACCATAACCTAACGTCCCAACAACCGCGCCGGCATGTGCACATAACGTTGCTAAATTCGCGATCAGTGCCGTTGTGGTGGATTTACCATTAGTCCCAGTAACACCAATAAGCTTAATTGCTGAAGACGGTTTTCTATAAAACTCCGTCGCCAGTGCCGCAATCTGCTCTTCTAAATTATCAACGCCAATCACACGTTCGTCATGACGTTCCGACACGTTCGCGGTGTTGACTAGCGCGCACACTGCGCCAGCACTAAATGCTGTATCAATAAACTGTGCACCATGTGTTTGATGGCCGTCAAGGGCAACAAAAACGTCCCCTTCTTTGACTTCTCGGCTATCAATTCGCAAGTCATTGACCATCAAGCTTTTGATGGTTTTCCCAAAATGCGTAAGTACATCTTTTAAATCACGCATCATTATCTTTTCCTGTTAAATACGCCACACGCTCTTTGTCTGGCGCAACATTCAATATACGCAATGCATTTGAGATAATTTCGGCAAATGCAG is part of the Pseudoalteromonas xiamenensis genome and encodes:
- the murC gene encoding UDP-N-acetylmuramate--L-alanine ligase; amino-acid sequence: MRRINTIHFVGIGGAGMGGIAEVMAVEGYRITGSDLATSAMTERLIKVGAEVFIGHHENNVKDADVVVVSSAIDERNPEIAAAKAARIPVVRRAEMLAELMRYRHGIAIAGTHGKTTTTSLIASIFAEAGLDPTFVIGGLLNSAGTNAKLGSSHYLVAEADESDASFLHLQPMVSVVTNIEADHMDTYGGDFEKMKDTYVEFIHNLPFYGLAVVCSDSEVINELIPRFGRPVITYGLNAEADYRLCEFTQTSGSSTFNVVTKQGHSLNVTLNMPGLHNALNATAAIAVAKDHDIADHAILSALVKFAGVGRRFQHYGTFTTEKGDIMLVDDYGHHPSEVAATIQAARAGWPDKRLVMIYQPHRFSRTRDLYEDFVKVLAEVDQLILLDVYSAGEAPIVGADSKSLCRSLRKRGIEPIHVANHVELGQVLADVMENNDLVITQGAGNIGQLVKKLAAAELSISVLKQVDYEPVW
- the murG gene encoding undecaprenyldiphospho-muramoylpentapeptide beta-N-acetylglucosaminyltransferase; the protein is MSKHLLVVAGGTGGHIFPGIAVAETLKHAGWTVSWIGTADRMEAEVVPKHHIEIDFIEVKGVRGNGLKRLLSAPWMVTKAIKDAIAVIKKRQPDVILAMGGYVTGPVGIAARLLGIPLVIHEQNAVAGFSNRCLSRIASKVLAAFPGAFNGAEIVGNPVRASVVKLSPKEAVGALKVLVVGGSLGAQVFNDVLPEAFQTLSELGEIQIRHQTGRNNLPKVQSLYDAIGLSAQVDEFISDMDAAYDWADIVICRAGALTVSEIAAAGKLALFVPYPYAVDDHQTANAQFLVDGGAAHLIAQKDFNKESIVALLRPYFSARDAIYEKACIAKQLAVTDASQKVAAICEALTS
- the ftsW gene encoding cell division protein FtsW — protein: MQLVDKVKEWFFPEPSSALYDVPLLYAMLCLIGVGFVMVTSASMPAGERIFGNPYHFTLRHGAFIALSSLLFVMATTVPMDWWKKANPYLLLIGVVLLLIVLVIGREVNGSKRWIPVGPVGIQAAELAKLFFFSYIAGYLVRKREEVQENLKGFAKPMAVFAVYASLILLQPDLGTVVVMFVTTVGLLFLAGAKLWQFFALILTGVGMVVLLIIVEPYRMARVVSFWEPWNDPFGKGYQLVQSLMAYSQGGWFGQGLGNSVQKLQYLPEAHNDFIFAVIGEELGFVGVVSILMLLATLVFRALFIGQKALKNGREYEGYLALGIGIWFAFQTMVNIGASAGILPTKGLTLPFVSQGGSSFMVMTVAAGVLFRIDFETKMATRQATTRGSKR
- the murD gene encoding UDP-N-acetylmuramoyl-L-alanine--D-glutamate ligase — translated: MTYLDELKQKNIIVLGLGITGIGIVRFLLQHGITPKVVDSRNEPPGAAWLSQQNVDCDAVFGNLAEACLHKCDLLIVSPGIPLYEPNIANAIAQGVEVIGDIELFARFNDKPVIAVTGSNGKSTVVSLAAAVLKEAGFNVGLGGNIGTSALDLLSLDADVYVLELSSFQLETTHTLHCESAMILNLSEDHMDRYADFAAYCAAKQRIYSHAKRVVVNADDENTHFSMQPTRKQELVTVSLTQGDYSLVVEQQQAKFSAFGQPWFSTNSLSLLGGHNQFNALSVMALLQPFNVPVNVFERVFKSFVGLPHRCALVAEVNGVRYINDSKATNVGATIAAIESLYDALGQMIVIVGGDAKGADLSPLGPVLRKYCKSVLAFGQDGKAFLGLHPNAQLVADLGEAVSTAAAQATSGDQVLLAPACASLDMYSNYLARGEHFVSLVEAL
- the mraY gene encoding phospho-N-acetylmuramoyl-pentapeptide-transferase, with product MLVWLAEYLTQFYSGFNVFSYLTFRAILGILTALMLSLYFGPKLIRALQRMQIGQTVRNDGPESHFSKAGTPTMGGILILGSIFVSTLMWADLSNKYVWVTLFVVGSLGIVGFVDDYRKVIRKDSKGLIARWKYFWQSVIAISTACFMYFSSVNPSETMLVVPFFKDVLPQLGIFYLVVTYFVLVGTSNAVNLTDGLDGLAIVPTILVAGALAIIAYLSGNVNFSHYLNIPHLPLASELVVVCTAIVGAGLGFLWFNTYPAQVFMGDVGSLALGGALGIIAVLVRQELVLVIMGGVFVMEALSVILQVGSYKLRGQRIFRMAPIHHHYELKGWPEPRVIVRFWIISLILVLAGLATLKLR
- a CDS encoding UDP-N-acetylmuramoyl-tripeptide--D-alanyl-D-alanine ligase, translating into MIAVDLNWIANVLNTDKPAHNLAVHQISTDTRSVRQGDVFVALQGEQFDAHDFVAQAVENGAIGVVVSKLVDVNIPQFLVADTKLALGELGKAVMSHVQPKTIAITGSVGKTTVKEMCAAILRQKGKVLATAGNFNNEIGVPLTLLRLSEEDEFAVIELGANHIGEIAYTVSLTQPDVATVCNVAPAHIEGFGSIDGVGQAKGEIFTGLKATGTALFNEECPYIVDWYHHLSSQSVVKFHSETPSDFYPTEISLDALARASFTLNTPDGTIRIQLPLSGRHNVINAVIAAALTSRVGASLDDIMNGLMQMAEVKGRVNVKQVNAHLTVIDDSYNANVKSVKAAIDLLADLPTHQVLVLGDMGELGPDAAQYHSEIGEYAKQKAIPALFALGPLSRSYVDAFGPDGQHFTTREALLQTLKNYLEEQQKEITVLVKGSRSARMELVADELVSESRHGKEGVVSC
- a CDS encoding UDP-N-acetylmuramoyl-L-alanyl-D-glutamate--2,6-diaminopimelate ligase, giving the protein MRDLKDVLTHFGKTIKSLMVNDLRIDSREVKEGDVFVALDGHQTHGAQFIDTAFSAGAVCALVNTANVSERHDERVIGVDNLEEQIAALATEFYRKPSSAIKLIGVTGTNGKSTTTALIANLATLCAHAGAVVGTLGYGKPDALVPLANTTPSHVDLARILNELKEGHQLVAMEVSSHGLSQGRVAGLEFDVGVFTNLSRDHLDYHGDMASYADAKLQLFKKHQPTFSVINVDDAIGQTWIKNDQVQSIVGFGRMSAQLSALPHFVAFQHEEYTPDGIHCEFVTSWGTCQIVTSLYGEFNLYNLAAAFATLLSLGFEFDALARAVSSLQTVAGRMQPFSAAGKPTCIVDYAHTPDALEQALKALQQHVPGKVTCVFGCGGDRDKGKRPQMAAIAQKYADKVIVTSDNPRTESPIAIIDDILTGFTSLQGVHVESDRARAIESAIAMSTPDSVVLIAGKGHEDYQIIGKDILPFCDRKVVQALLAGEAL